From a region of the Carettochelys insculpta isolate YL-2023 chromosome 29, ASM3395843v1, whole genome shotgun sequence genome:
- the TIMM29 gene encoding LOW QUALITY PROTEIN: mitochondrial import inner membrane translocase subunit Tim29 (The sequence of the model RefSeq protein was modified relative to this genomic sequence to represent the inferred CDS: inserted 3 bases in 2 codons), with protein MVSPGPXPAPSPGRVETTSGAGXMAGSGSRWQRIGTTRLGAWCKNLLHDYADACRDVALGVKEQPGKAGLYLSLLAGATVCSRNVPCETSFESSLLEAASTLLLLSPWVRNSGSEGHVQHLMKLRNQGQLRYQSLVVFSLTYQAPFDAEAALYQAHCKYLEPRWMDFPGRILDVGFLGRWWVLSSKMKDSDINEEEFKYLPQHLRTISARNLHSEANEKLFDEKYKPVILTEEQIEQAEKEEQQSPQVAFNQ; from the exons atggtctcgcccggcc gccccgccccgtctcCCGGCCGGGTGGAAACCACTTCCGGTGCCGG CATGGCGGGGAGCGGGAGCCGCTGGCAGCGGATCGGCACCACCCGGCTGG GTGCATGGTGCAAGAACCTGCTGCATGACTATGCCGACGCCTGCAGGGACGTGGCCCTTGGCGTGAAGGAGCAACCTGGGAAAGCTGGACTGTACCTCTCGCTGTTGGCCGGAGCCACCGTCTGCAGCCGCAACGTCCCCTGCGAAACCTCTTTTGAGTCCTCCCTCCTCGAAGCCGccagcaccctcctcctcctctccccctgggTCCGGAACAGCGGCTCCGAGGGGCACGTCCAGCACCTGATGAAACTCAGGAACCAAGGGCAGCTGCGCTACCAGAGCCTGGTCGTCTTCTCCCTCACCTACCAGGCTCCCTTTGATGCGGAAGCTGCTCTGTACCAGGCTCACTGCAAATACCTGGAGCCCCGCTGGATGGACTTTCCTGGACGGATCCTGGATGTAGGATTCCTGGGACGCTGGTGGGTTTTAAGTTCAAAAATGAAGGATTCGGACATCAATGAAGAGGAATTCAAATATCTCCCCCAGCATCTCAGGACCATCTCTGCCAGGAACCTCCACTCGGAGGCCAATGAAAAACTCTTTGACGAGAAGTACAAACCAGTCATCCTGACGGAGGAGCAGATTGAGCAAGCGGAAAAGGAGGAGCAGCAGTCACCTCAGGTGGCCTTCAACCAATAA